A window from Macaca thibetana thibetana isolate TM-01 chromosome 7, ASM2454274v1, whole genome shotgun sequence encodes these proteins:
- the LOC126957908 gene encoding golgin subfamily A member 6-like protein 22: MWPQPHCPTHPMMSEETRPIKLAKAKEKLRDYHPQANPSVGTGASDTKKKNINNGANSETTTSGGCHSPEDEKKASHQHQDALRRELEAQVHTIRILTCEKTELQTALYYSERAVQQLQGECRHLVGRLHDSWNFARDLEWDLSAVATQKKKADRYIEELTKERDALSLELYRNTITDDELKEKNAELQEKLRLVESEKSEIQLNVKELERKLEKAKLLLPQQQLQEDADHLGKELQSVSAKLQAQVEENELWNRLYQQQEEKMWRQEEKIQEQEEKIWKQEEKIHEQEEKIREQEEKRQEQEKGMWKQEEKIKEKEEKIREQEEKRREQEEKMWRQEEKIWKQEEKIHEQEEKIREQEKKRQEQEEKMWRQEKMHEQEEKMHEQEEKMHEQEEKIREQEKRRQEQEEKIWRQEEKIREQEEKMHDQEEKIREQEKKMHKQEEKIPEQKKKRQEQEKMWRQEKKIREQEEKMHNQEEKIQEQEEKMHEQEEKIREQEKKRQEQEEKMWRQEEKIREQEEKMHEQEEKIREQEEMIREQEEKMHKQEEKIREQEKKRQEQEEKMWRQEEKIREQEEKMHEQEEKIQEQKKKIEEQEKKRQEQEEKIWRQEEKMHEQEEKTQEKEEKRREQEEKMWEQAEKIWRQEEKMREQEEKIQEQEQKIQEQEEKIREQMWRQEKKIQEQKENMHNQEEKIREQEDKMHKQENIWEQEKKRQEQEEKMRRQEEKLREQEENIWRQEEKIREQKEIIREQDEMMREQEEKMCEQEEKLGKKEDMLREQEEKMCEQEEILGEKEDMLREQQEKLWEQEKKMWEQEEKMWRQEKKLGEQEEKMWRQEEMMREQEKKMWEQEEMIWEKEQKIREQEEKMRRQEEKMREKEEKMQRQEEKMREQETRLWQQEEKMQKQEEHLEAAIYRAHDKKAKTINM, translated from the exons ATGTGGCCCCAACCCCACTGCCCTACCCATCCCATGATGTCCGAAGAAACCCGACCCATCAAATTGGCCAAGGCCAAGGAAAAG TTGAGAGACTACCATCCCCAGGCCAACCCTAGTGTTGGTACAGGAGCAAGCGACACcaaaaagaagaacataaataatgGTGCTAACTCTGAGACAACCACTTCTGGAGGTTGCCACTCACCTGAGGAT GAAAAGAAGGCAAGCCACCAACATCAGGATGCCCTAAGGAGGGAGCTAGAG gccCAGGTTCATACCATACGAATCCttacatgtgagaaaactgaGCTTCAGACGGCACTGTATTACAGCGAGCGTGCTGTCCAGCAGTTGCAAG GGGAGTGCAGGCATCTGGTCGGCCGCCTGCATGATTCATGGAATTTTGCAAGAGATTTGGAGTGGGATCTCTCTGCTGTTGCTACACAGAAGAAGAAGGCTGACAGG TACATCGAGGAGTTAACAAAGGAGAGGGATGCCCTGAGTCTGGAACTGTACAGGAACAC CATAACCGATGATGAGCTGAAGGAGAAAAATGCCGAACTACAAGAAAAACTTCGacttgtagaatctgagaagtcTGAGATCCAGCTCAATGTAAAGGAGCTAGAAAGGAAGCTGGAGAAAGCCAAGCTCCTGCTGCCACAG cagcagctgcaggaggACGCTGACCACCTGGGTAAGGAGCTGCAGAGTGTGTCCGCGAAGCTCCAAGCCCAGGTGGAAGAGAACGAGTTGTGGAACCGCTTGTACCAGCAACAGGAagagaagatgtggaggcaggaagagaagatacagga gcaggaggagaagatatggaagcaggaggagaagatacatgagcaggaggagaagatacgggagcaggaggagaagaggcaggagcaggagaaggggatgtggaagcaggaggagaagataaaggagaaggaggagaagatacgggagcaggaagagaagaggcgggagcaggaggagaagatgtggaggcaggaggagaagatatggaagcaggaggagaagatacatgagcaggaggagaagatacgggagcaggagaagaagaggcaagagcaggaggagaagatgtggaggcaggagaagatgcatgagcaggaggagaagatgcatgagcaggaggagaagatgcatgagcaggaggagaagatacgggagcaggagaagaggaggcaggagcaggaagagaagatTTGGAGGCAAGAggagaagatacgggagcaggaggagaagatgcatgatcaggaggagaagataagggagcaggagaagaagatgcacaagcaggaggagaagataccagagcagaagaagaagaggcaagagcaggagaagatgtggaggcaggagaagaagatacgggagcaggaggagaagatgcacaatcaggaggagaagatacaggagcaggaggagaagatgcatgagcaggaggagaagatacgggagcaggagaagaagaggcaggagcaggaagagaagatgtggaggcaggaggagaagatacgggagcaggaggagaagatgcacgagcaggaggagaagatacgggagcaggaggagatgataagggagcaggaggagaagatgcacaagcaggaggagaagatacgggagcaggagaagaagaggcaggagcaggaagagaagatgtggaggcaggaggagaagatacgggagcaggaggagaagatgcacgagcaggaggagaagatacaagagcagaagaagaagatagaagagcaggagaagaagaggcaggagcaggaggagaagatttggaggcaggaggagaagatgcatgagcaggaggagaagacacaggagaaggaggagaagaggcgggagcaggaagagaagatgTGGGAGCAGGCGGAGAAGatttggaggcaggaggagaagatgcgtGAGCAGGAGGAGAAAATACAGGAGCAGGAACAGAAGAtacaggagcaggaggagaagatacgggagcagatgtggaggcaggagaagaagATACAGGAGCAGAAGGAGAATATGCACAatcaggaggagaagatacgggagcaggaGGATAAGATGCACAAGCAGGAGAATATAtgggagcaggagaagaagaggcaggagcaggaggagaagatgcggaggcaggaggagaagctacgggagcaggaggagaacatatggaggcaggaggagaagatacgggagcagAAGGAGATAATACGGGAGCAGGATGAGATGatgcgggagcaggaggagaagatgtgtgagcaggaggaaaagctggggaagaaggaggatatgctgcgggagcaggaggagaagatgtgtGAGCAGGAGGAGATTCTGGGGGAGAAGGAGGATATGCTGCGGGAGCAGCAAGAAAAGCTGtgggagcaggagaagaagatgtgggagcaggaggaaaagatgtggaggcaagagaagaagctaggggagcaggaggagaagatgtggaggcaggaggagatgatgcgggagcaggagaagaagatGTGGGAGCAGGAAGAGATGATATGGGAGAAGGAGCAAAAGATAcgtgagcaggaggagaagatgcggaggcaggaggagaagatgcgggagaaggaggagaagatgcagaggcaggaggagaagatgcgggAGCAGGAAACGAGGCTGTggcagcaggaggagaagatgcagaagcaggag GAGCACCTGGAAGCTGCCATCTACCGAGCACATGACAAGAAGGcaaaaacaataaacatgtaa